Proteins encoded within one genomic window of Jiangella mangrovi:
- a CDS encoding Ig-like domain repeat protein, whose product MPFLRARFPRRRSLAALAVAAAGALLVPAASAPAAPESDPGVVENLGIPISTYLVLDTVLSDDANGDPTLYGSTYNAPSDAVTFFGVDPETGAVRTELPMPGAWGGYHVAAAPNGHVFLGPLNSSSASQIWEYDPVADTVTLAATMPSGIMCFGITVSPYTGKVYCGVHSGTGVYEYDPATDAVRLVVATRTYPKGLTVLDANRLVVAQGTDASVLVVDIATGATTEVLPAAYQHYSFAYNSLRIGDWVYVQLVTPDSRIIRFDAATMTFDAEVTGITGMGFAPQGGADPNDFYAIGGGAGGTSIIAVDGDTLATTDTGTPPSFVSAARMWPVTIDGQQWFTSVGSGGLLGRWNPATGEVWTHQLALPGNPTNITALVTGPDGSVYGGTYETNALFGYDPGTGDTTVYGNVAPGRTGEILSMATAGDKIFIGSYINNVVTVFDPSEPWNPGSSATSNPRDLGPVGDNQYRPWDMEVGPDGRVWVASSAAYGALQGALTAIDPVTYDVESFRGLAGNQHFFAVAAGDGVIYGGTTRYGDDTDAGGDAQVLTVDPDDGTVIDSVVPVPGATRILSLETAADGTLYGSADGSWFRMDPVSGAVTVLGAFPGGQLLGLIDGPGGDLYGHTGSAIVRIPAGTDTVETVATPGSGYYRTLAFDGSDRAYWGGGAALLRVLPDVAPAATSTAASTGLRPAAAGGPASVTVRVDSPPGEPQGTVTLHRVRADGGVGEAVASASLADGTAVVTASASDVGGPGRYSLVAVYGGDLAHAPSTSAPVRVIVGPGR is encoded by the coding sequence ATGCCCTTCCTGCGCGCACGATTCCCACGACGTCGATCCCTCGCCGCCCTGGCGGTGGCCGCCGCGGGCGCCTTGCTGGTGCCCGCGGCGTCGGCACCCGCCGCGCCCGAGTCCGACCCGGGTGTCGTCGAGAACCTCGGCATCCCGATCTCCACCTACCTCGTCCTCGACACCGTCCTGTCCGACGACGCGAACGGCGACCCGACGCTCTACGGCAGCACCTACAACGCGCCGAGCGACGCCGTCACCTTCTTCGGCGTCGACCCCGAGACCGGCGCCGTCCGCACCGAGCTGCCGATGCCCGGCGCGTGGGGCGGGTACCACGTCGCCGCGGCGCCGAACGGGCACGTCTTCCTCGGCCCGCTGAACTCGTCCAGCGCGTCGCAGATCTGGGAGTACGACCCGGTCGCCGACACCGTCACGCTGGCGGCGACGATGCCCAGCGGCATCATGTGCTTCGGCATCACCGTGTCGCCGTACACCGGCAAGGTCTACTGCGGCGTGCACTCCGGCACGGGCGTCTACGAGTACGACCCGGCCACGGACGCCGTCCGGCTCGTCGTCGCGACCCGCACCTATCCCAAGGGCCTGACGGTGCTCGACGCGAACCGGCTCGTGGTCGCGCAGGGCACCGACGCGAGCGTCCTCGTCGTCGACATCGCCACCGGCGCGACGACGGAGGTGCTGCCGGCGGCGTACCAGCACTACTCGTTCGCCTACAACTCCCTGCGCATCGGCGACTGGGTGTACGTGCAGCTGGTGACGCCGGACTCGAGGATCATCCGGTTCGACGCGGCGACGATGACGTTCGACGCCGAAGTCACGGGCATCACCGGCATGGGGTTCGCCCCACAGGGCGGCGCCGATCCGAACGACTTCTACGCGATCGGCGGCGGCGCCGGCGGCACCAGCATCATCGCCGTCGACGGCGACACCCTCGCCACCACCGACACCGGGACGCCGCCGTCGTTCGTGTCGGCCGCGCGGATGTGGCCGGTGACCATCGACGGGCAGCAGTGGTTCACCAGCGTCGGCAGCGGCGGCCTGCTCGGGCGCTGGAACCCGGCGACCGGCGAGGTCTGGACCCACCAGCTCGCGCTGCCCGGCAACCCGACGAACATCACCGCGCTGGTCACCGGCCCCGACGGGTCGGTGTACGGCGGCACGTACGAGACGAACGCGCTGTTCGGCTACGACCCCGGCACCGGCGACACCACCGTCTACGGCAACGTCGCGCCCGGGCGGACCGGCGAGATCCTGTCGATGGCGACGGCCGGCGACAAGATCTTCATCGGGTCGTACATCAACAATGTGGTGACCGTGTTCGACCCGTCGGAGCCGTGGAACCCGGGCAGTTCGGCGACCTCGAACCCGCGGGACCTGGGCCCCGTCGGCGACAACCAGTACCGGCCCTGGGACATGGAGGTCGGTCCCGACGGGCGGGTCTGGGTCGCGTCGTCGGCGGCGTACGGTGCGCTGCAGGGTGCGCTGACGGCGATCGACCCGGTGACGTACGACGTCGAGTCGTTCCGCGGGCTGGCCGGGAACCAGCATTTCTTCGCCGTGGCGGCCGGCGACGGCGTCATCTACGGCGGCACGACCCGCTACGGCGACGACACCGACGCCGGCGGCGACGCGCAGGTGCTCACCGTCGACCCCGATGACGGGACGGTGATCGACTCGGTCGTCCCCGTGCCGGGCGCGACCCGGATCCTGTCGCTGGAGACGGCGGCCGACGGGACGCTGTACGGGTCGGCGGACGGCTCGTGGTTCCGGATGGACCCGGTGTCCGGTGCGGTGACCGTGCTGGGCGCGTTCCCGGGCGGGCAGCTGCTGGGCCTGATCGACGGTCCCGGCGGCGACCTGTACGGCCACACGGGCAGCGCGATCGTCCGCATCCCGGCCGGCACGGACACCGTCGAGACGGTGGCGACGCCGGGCAGCGGCTACTACCGGACGCTGGCGTTCGACGGGTCGGACCGGGCGTACTGGGGCGGTGGCGCGGCGTTGCTGCGGGTGCTGCCGGACGTGGCGCCGGCTGCGACGTCCACCGCGGCGTCGACCGGGCTGCGGCCGGCGGCGGCCGGTGGGCCGGCCTCCGTGACCGTCCGGGTCGACAGCCCGCCGGGGGAGCCGCAGGGCACCGTCACGCTGCACCGTGTTCGTGCTGATGGTGGGGTGGGCGAGGCCGTCGCGTCGGCGTCGTTGGCCGACGGCACCGCCGTCGTGACCGCCAGCGCATCCGATGTGGGCGGGCCGGGCCGGTACTCGCTGGTCGCCGTGTACGGCGGCGACCTGGCGCACGCGCCCAGCACGTCCGCGCCGGTGCGGGTCATCGTCGGGCCGGGGCGGTGA
- a CDS encoding aminotransferase class V-fold PLP-dependent enzyme — MTRLALDGGRPVRTRPLPTVLVPAGRTFGAEERAAVLEVIDSGVLNASCGGPWLRELEATMADLHGIGHAVASSSGTAALHLAVAAVDPEPGDEIITTPLTDWGTIAAILAQNAVPVFADVDPLTGNLDPASVAAYLSPRTRAILVVHLFGAAAAVRELRALADRAGVPLIEDCAQAYLARPASGAPPVGTYGAVGCFSLQQYKHVTAGDGGLCITDDPAVAERMRLFADKAWPRDEGRFHRFLALNYRMTNLTAAVAGVQLRRLPDVVERRRQHAARLLDAVGDLPGVRFPPEPDLHAWWVLPLIVDGSNHRNRRWAEALTAEGIPAVAGWLQSPVYLYPALTERRTYGQSAFPLTSPPARRDWTFHRGLCPQAERLVDDTLVVLQWNENYTDADVDDIAAALTKVAAAMSD; from the coding sequence GTGACCCGGCTCGCGCTCGACGGCGGCAGGCCGGTGCGGACCCGCCCGCTGCCCACCGTCCTCGTCCCGGCCGGGCGGACGTTCGGCGCGGAGGAGCGCGCGGCCGTCCTCGAGGTGATCGACAGCGGGGTGCTCAACGCGTCGTGCGGCGGACCGTGGCTACGCGAGCTCGAGGCGACCATGGCGGACCTGCACGGCATCGGGCACGCCGTCGCCAGCTCGTCCGGCACGGCCGCACTGCACCTCGCCGTCGCTGCCGTCGATCCGGAGCCGGGCGACGAGATCATCACCACTCCCCTGACCGACTGGGGCACGATCGCCGCGATCCTCGCCCAGAACGCGGTCCCCGTCTTCGCCGACGTCGACCCGCTGACCGGCAACCTCGACCCTGCCTCGGTGGCCGCGTATCTCTCGCCGCGGACCCGGGCGATCCTCGTCGTGCACCTGTTCGGCGCGGCCGCGGCGGTCCGCGAGCTCCGGGCGCTCGCCGACCGCGCCGGCGTCCCGCTGATCGAGGACTGCGCCCAGGCCTACCTCGCCCGCCCTGCCTCCGGCGCCCCGCCCGTCGGCACGTACGGCGCCGTCGGCTGCTTCAGCCTGCAGCAGTACAAGCACGTCACCGCCGGCGACGGCGGCCTCTGCATCACCGACGACCCCGCGGTGGCGGAACGGATGCGGCTCTTCGCCGACAAGGCCTGGCCGCGCGACGAGGGCCGGTTCCACCGCTTCCTCGCCCTGAACTACCGCATGACCAACCTCACCGCGGCCGTCGCCGGCGTCCAGCTGCGCCGGCTCCCCGACGTGGTGGAACGACGGCGTCAGCATGCGGCCCGGCTGCTCGACGCCGTCGGCGACCTCCCGGGCGTCCGCTTCCCACCGGAGCCGGACCTGCACGCCTGGTGGGTCCTCCCTCTCATCGTCGACGGCAGCAACCACCGCAACCGACGCTGGGCCGAGGCGCTCACCGCCGAGGGGATCCCGGCGGTCGCGGGCTGGCTGCAGTCGCCGGTCTACCTCTACCCGGCACTGACCGAGCGGCGCACGTACGGGCAGTCCGCGTTCCCCCTGACCAGTCCCCCGGCCCGGAGGGACTGGACCTTTCACCGAGGTCTCTGCCCCCAGGCCGAGCGGCTCGTCGACGACACTCTCGTCGTGCTGCAGTGGAACGAGAACTACACCGACGCCGACGTCGACGACATCGCCGCCGCCCTCACGAAGGTGGCGGCGGCGATGTCGGACTGA
- a CDS encoding helix-turn-helix transcriptional regulator, with protein MRHHATVLGQPIAVPEQETDEGHVLVVLADVDDFEVSRLARGDEWASRMLEAAAAAVERCAASYAPDKHGPVVAVPPDAWMVTFHGDDATELRATGRRFAALVRDRVQAACGVAVTVGISRPSSGSARVEAATAEAVSALDHKLVSGGDAVYDLAEVRSARGTGGAPVPVPDRVEERLAQCVRRGDATGAVATLRSWIDRVSAVDGVTPDVLREWLAAEVLYALEVAGQRRLSDGSTDWIAACSRLPLNEVVEMYDIHDRSYLVLWLEQLLPRIVASHEAPSPARHVLAVVERYIQDHYADDLRLVTVSEAVFVSPYYISHLFQRELGTTFLKYLTAVRMRHGRRLLADTELPVELVAEQVGYQAPKRFRELFKRTFHVTPSEYRRQVTTPVLRAVG; from the coding sequence ATGCGACACCACGCGACCGTTCTCGGCCAGCCGATCGCCGTGCCGGAGCAGGAGACCGACGAGGGCCACGTCCTCGTCGTCCTGGCCGACGTCGACGACTTCGAGGTCAGCCGGCTGGCCCGCGGCGACGAGTGGGCGTCGAGGATGCTGGAGGCCGCCGCTGCCGCCGTCGAACGGTGCGCCGCGAGCTACGCCCCGGACAAGCACGGCCCCGTCGTCGCGGTCCCGCCGGACGCGTGGATGGTGACCTTCCACGGCGACGACGCCACCGAGCTGCGGGCCACCGGGCGCCGGTTCGCCGCGCTGGTGCGCGACCGCGTGCAGGCCGCCTGCGGGGTGGCCGTGACGGTGGGCATCAGCCGGCCCAGCTCGGGTTCGGCCCGGGTCGAGGCGGCGACGGCCGAGGCGGTGTCGGCGCTGGATCACAAGCTCGTGAGCGGCGGCGACGCGGTGTACGACCTCGCCGAGGTGCGCTCGGCCCGCGGCACCGGAGGCGCTCCGGTACCGGTGCCGGACCGCGTCGAGGAGCGGCTCGCGCAGTGCGTCCGGCGCGGCGACGCGACCGGCGCGGTGGCCACGCTGCGCTCGTGGATCGACCGCGTCAGCGCCGTCGACGGCGTCACCCCCGACGTGCTGCGCGAGTGGCTGGCCGCGGAGGTGCTGTACGCGCTGGAGGTGGCGGGGCAGCGGCGGCTGTCCGACGGGTCCACCGACTGGATCGCGGCCTGCTCGAGGCTCCCGCTCAACGAGGTGGTCGAGATGTACGACATCCACGACCGGTCGTACCTGGTGCTCTGGCTCGAGCAACTGCTGCCGCGGATCGTCGCGTCGCACGAGGCGCCGTCGCCGGCCCGGCACGTGCTCGCCGTCGTCGAGCGCTACATCCAGGACCACTACGCCGACGACCTGCGGCTGGTCACCGTCAGCGAGGCCGTCTTCGTCAGCCCGTACTACATCAGCCACCTGTTCCAGCGCGAGCTGGGCACGACGTTCCTCAAGTACCTGACGGCGGTGCGCATGCGCCACGGTCGGCGGCTGCTCGCCGACACCGAGCTGCCGGTCGAGCTGGTCGCCGAGCAGGTCGGCTACCAGGCGCCGAAGCGCTTCCGCGAGCTGTTCAAGCGGACCTTCCACGTGACGCCCAGCGAGTACCGCCGCCAGGTCACGACGCCGGTGCTGCGGGCGGTGGGCTGA
- a CDS encoding amidohydrolase family protein — MPAGLGSDDARIVDVHTHVMWYPDHISEQTAGEAQAAKLVKLERSGGLTNAAHLDLHCYDSTPAEHWAAAQQADRVVVFGLAAKPTGFDVPNDVIADYVAEHPERLEGWASVNPGEPDAVDELVRCVEDRGLRGLKVGPTYQHWDPRDPSLWGVFEYCERHDLPVIIHQGTTFPTTARLEYAQPLLLERLVMRFPALRVIIAHLGHPWEEDVVALMRKAPNVWADISALHYRPYRFWHAMTTAFEYGVTGKLLFASDFPSATVAQTLEGLHRVNDVVAGTPLPTLPVDVQDQIVHENWKRFFGTP; from the coding sequence ATGCCCGCCGGGCTGGGGTCCGACGACGCGCGGATCGTCGACGTCCACACCCACGTCATGTGGTACCCCGACCACATCAGCGAGCAGACCGCCGGCGAGGCGCAGGCGGCGAAGCTGGTCAAGCTCGAGCGCAGCGGCGGGCTCACCAACGCCGCCCACCTCGACCTGCACTGCTACGACTCCACGCCGGCCGAGCACTGGGCGGCCGCACAGCAGGCCGACCGCGTCGTCGTCTTCGGGCTGGCCGCCAAGCCGACCGGGTTCGACGTGCCGAACGACGTCATCGCCGACTACGTCGCCGAGCACCCGGAGCGGCTCGAGGGCTGGGCGTCGGTCAACCCGGGGGAGCCGGACGCCGTCGACGAACTGGTCCGCTGCGTCGAGGACCGCGGCCTGCGCGGGCTCAAGGTCGGCCCGACGTACCAGCACTGGGACCCGCGCGACCCGTCGCTGTGGGGCGTGTTCGAGTACTGCGAGCGCCACGACCTGCCGGTGATCATCCACCAGGGCACGACGTTCCCGACGACGGCGCGGCTGGAGTACGCGCAGCCGCTGCTGCTGGAACGGCTGGTCATGCGGTTCCCGGCGCTGCGGGTGATCATCGCGCACCTCGGGCACCCGTGGGAGGAGGACGTCGTCGCGCTGATGCGCAAGGCGCCGAACGTCTGGGCCGACATCTCCGCCCTGCACTACCGGCCGTACCGGTTCTGGCACGCGATGACGACGGCGTTCGAGTACGGCGTGACGGGGAAGCTGCTGTTCGCGTCGGACTTCCCGAGCGCGACCGTCGCGCAGACGCTCGAGGGGCTGCACCGCGTGAACGACGTCGTCGCCGGGACACCGCTGCCGACCCTGCCGGTCGATGTGCAGGACCAGATCGTCCACGAGAACTGGAAGCGGTTCTTCGGTACCCCCTGA